The region CCCTAGAACTTGTCTACCACTTTGCGAGTCGAAAACAATAAGAGTTAAAGAAGCCAGAGTTTGAATTTTGATAAAGTTTTCAGTATGGATCTTGTGATAAGATGAGGGGTCCATAGATTAGGGGGCTGCGTGGGTTGGGACTTGTGACTCTGTCTGTGCCAACGCCAAGCAGCCTTGCGTGTTGTGTTGTACTCTCAATGGTCACTCTGTCGTGGCTTAAACTGGAGCAAAGAATACCTTGGCCGTCAGGGGCTCGGTGATAACGACAGAACAGTTTTCTGAGCATTGGGTGTTGCATTGTTACATACAAGGCGGGCATCTGATAGGTTGATATGAAAGCCAAAAGTGTGGTAGAGGTGATGTAAGTGCCATCGTACTGCCAGCCGGCTTCTTTGAGCTAGGGAGCGACCCCGCAATTAAGCTGACCCAACAACGACATAGTGTTCCTTCCACGGGCTCCATCCCAATGAATAAAACGGCAAGAGGCCTCCAATGAAAATCATGGAAATATCATGACAGTGTCAGCTTCTAGGCAGCTGTTCATATTGGCTGTACATAGTTGTTGTCATCTTGAAGCGTTCTCTTGGTGGGCCTCTCACCTCGCCCTCTGCTCCCATCGCAGCCAGCGAAGATCTTATCAAAGTGCCCTGCGTATAGGCGCTAGtcacgaaaaaaaaaaaaaaataaactgCTAGTGCCGGGCGTCAAGTCAGAGCGTGGAAGCAGCTGTGACTAATACTCCGTCCATGATGACGCTGGTCGGAATTGGAGGAGTCGTGCCAAAGCTCGGTAAAATTCCCCCAAATCAGAAAGCCGTCCATCGTACTCCGTACCGCGAAACCCCCCGAGTGCCGGGAACTGGAATCCTAGATATTGATTGCATCACACCCAACGGATCCATTGTTGCAAACTTTATTTCCGCCTCGCCGTTTCACCCTTTCTCGTATGCTCTATCCGTGGCTGGGAACTTTTGACGCCGTTGAAAAGCAGACACAAGGGACAAGCCAGCTGTCATCCCGGCCATCCGGGACCTCAGGGTGACTGACGTACGAGTTTGGTCTGTGTACCGCTGTGACCTTCTGTGCTCTGTGACTGTATCCCATAGCTGATGTGTCTGATGTGTCGTCCATCAGTGATTTGACGGATTTCATGATTTGATCAGTGGGGACCGACCTTGGACGTCCACAACCGTCCGACGTTGCCTgcccccctccatcatccctccatccatccatcctccCAGGGCACCAGCCAATGGACCCCTGTGAAGCCCCTTCAATACCCTGCATCGAGGCAACGGCGCTAACTCTTCTGAGCATGGCCACCCAACGCACGGAAAGGCTCTCCCGCCAAGGCCCTTGGCACCTGAAAACCCGCACCCTCCCGTCTGCATTTCTTGGCTCGGGAGcgccctctctctctgttcTCTTTGCACCGTGCAATCCCATCCAACCTCATCCCAGGCGATCCCATCCCAAGACCTCCTCCAGTCCCCCAATCTCACTCCCAGTTGCGCCGCTGCCTCACCCTCGGCGGATGCCTTATTCATCACCTCGGGGGGTCTGAGACGCCCCCTTCGCCATGTTCGACAATGTCCATGTGTAAGTCAAATCGAATCAGAAGCCCCCAATCCCGTCTTCCGACCTGCTTGGCGATGGGTTCCAGCCTCAAAGGTTATCTCATCTTGGCTAGCCAAGCTTTTTGCGCCAAGCCCGGGGTAGATTGTCAAGACCCAGTCAAACTGACGTCTCACAGCTGTCGATGAGATCCGCAATGTTGTGTACGTCTGCCTTTTTCATGCCTCTTCCCTGTTGCGTCCAAGGAGTCCCCTCGtctgcttgcttgcttgacGACGTGAATTTCCACCATCCTCTACCAACCAGCCGCTATCGTCACCCTGCCGTGGTGCGGCTTGTGTCTCCTCAACCGTCCCCTTCACCTATCAGATCTTGTATCACCACTAAAAGTTATTACCCCGAGGCTGTCCACTAATTCATGGTGGTGATAGCCTTTTGTTCAGCAACCCATCATGGGGCGGTGTCGGCACCGTGTCGTCCACCGTCATTCGGAACGTCACGGCCCTGTCTGTAAGTCTCACGAAATCAACAATCTTGCTGCCTGCCTACCTAGAGTCTCGAGACTAACATTTGCTCAGGGCCATATGGCATACTCTTCACGATATACAGGCAACACCACGGTGCTCTCCAGCAGGTTCGCCGGCACCACAAATGGCATCATCCAAGGTCTCCTTTATGTCCCGGATCTCCCCTACGGCCATGAATGCGTAGAAGAAACAGCGCTGCACATTCCCCCATCAGTCGTGCGACAATCCAGCCTTCCTCCCACAAACTACTATCTTATTGCCATTGCGCCGTGGATCAATGCTCGATGCTCACGGGCCTATTTGGCCTCTGCCCGCACAGCACCGGTTCGAGGGTTTCTGTTCTATCTCCCTGGCAACTCAACCGAGGCCCCGCCCTCTGCTGAGTCTGAGATGTGGAACATTGCGGAAGAGTTTGAATGGAGGACTCAGAGTGGCTACCCTGTATATGCTGTCTCGAGTATGGCCGGCCAAGTCATGATGCAACACCTCAGTCTCTACTCTGGCAACCTGACCGAAGTGCCCTTTGGATATAACATTTCTACACGCTTCCAggccgaagaagaggattATGCTCGCATATGGACCGAGCTTGTTATCAGCACGCCCCCCAGTTCCTTCGCTACCTGGCTGTACTTCCTCATTGTCGTCGGCGTGCTTCTCGCCGTCATTGTTTCGGCGTCGCTCCTGATGCACCTTGTTCAGGCCCGTCGGCGTTACTCCCTGCGACAGAGAGTCATTGCGGGCGAAGTCAACCTGGAAGTCACGGGCATCAAAAGACTCACAGTGCCGCTGGAGCACATTCAAAgcttcccccttttcaccTACCACTATGAGCCACCAGATGCCAGCCCGCCACCTACGTCTCCACGGTCGGCCAAGTCCCCACGATCGCGGAGCAGGCGGGACAGTCATGGTCACTCAGAACGAAGGTGTTCCCGAACAACTCGTTCTGTAACCATTTCGGAAAAGAGTCCGAGTGGGCCGTTCGCAACGGTCACAACAAATTATCAACCCTACTGTGAGATTTGCCTGGAGCCATACCAAAATCGAGTCACGATCATCAGAGAACTACCATGCGGCCACATATTTCACCCGGGGTGCATCGATGAGTTTCTTAACGAGAACAGCTCACTTTGCCCCTTGTGCAAAGCTAGCATGCTACCTCCCGGCTTCTGCCCCAAGATCACCAACCACATGGTGAAACGAGAGCGGGCAATTCGAAAGATACGGGGACAAGTTGACGATCACGATGCCGACAACTCCGACGGCGG is a window of Podospora pseudopauciseta strain CBS 411.78 chromosome 1, whole genome shotgun sequence DNA encoding:
- a CDS encoding hypothetical protein (COG:O; EggNog:ENOG503NXQK), which encodes MSMSVDEIRNVVLLFSNPSWGGVGTVSSTVIRNVTALSGHMAYSSRYTGNTTVLSSRFAGTTNGIIQGLLYVPDLPYGHECVEETALHIPPSVVRQSSLPPTNYYLIAIAPWINARCSRAYLASARTAPVRGFLFYLPGNSTEAPPSAESEMWNIAEEFEWRTQSGYPVYAVSSMAGQVMMQHLSLYSGNLTEVPFGYNISTRFQAEEEDYARIWTELVISTPPSSFATWLYFLIVVGVLLAVIVSASLLMHLVQARRRYSLRQRVIAGEVNLEVTGIKRLTVPLEHIQSFPLFTYHYEPPDASPPPTSPRSAKSPRSRSRRDSHGHSERRCSRTTRSVTISEKSPSGPFATVTTNYQPYCEICLEPYQNRVTIIRELPCGHIFHPGCIDEFLNENSSLCPLCKASMLPPGFCPKITNHMVKRERAIRKIRGQVDDHDADNSDGGRSGGWTATFRNKIFHGGSPTSSTSTELQVRSKPVEGQPTISISQPNRPPPQASSQPSDETAQSSAGPLQQTPPQPIPPPALPKPTALARERMRELAGSELDDGEAGSSRWRRMRTKIFPGFD